ACCAGAGCCTGGCGGGATGCAGATGGCTGGTCGGGAAAGTGCCTTTAAAGGTGAGGTGATTCTCTTCGCCCGGGGGCAACTGATCGAATTCAACGACTTCGAGCCCGAACAGGTCGGTCAAGTCGTGGGGATAGCCGGTATCGGGCGCCATGTTGTGTTCATCGACCAGACCCGTATTGAAGGTGGCCACCAGCGTCCCGCCGTTTTGAACATAAAGCTTGAGCCGGTCGGCTTCGCCGCCTGAGAGCAGGTGCAGCGAGGGAGCCAGGACGAGCTTGTATTGGGAAAGGTCGTCGGCCGGGCGCGCGAAATCGACAGCGATATTGCGGTCGTGCAGCGCGGAGTAGAAAAGTTGGATGTGTTCGCGGAGGTTGAAGAATTTATTGGGCTGGTTGGGTTGCTGGAGCGCCCATTCGTTGTCATGGCTGTAGAGAATGCATACCTCGGCTCGCACGGCAGTGCCCTTCAATGAAGGCGCCAGCAGTTTCATCTCATCGCCCAACTGCGCTATCTCTTTAAAAACCCGCCCATCCGCCCGCGCGCTGTGGCCCAGGACCGCGCCGTGGAATTTTTCGGTGCCGAATCGGGGCTGGCGCCACCTGAAAAAGACGATGGCCGTTGCGCCCCTTGAAATCAATTGGTAGGTGAACATCCGCAACACGCCGGGCCGGACCAAAGAATTGACCTCCTGCCAGGTGACGTTTCCGGCCTTTTGCTCCATCACCCAGAACCCGTTGTCACCGTCCGGGGTGCGAACGCCGGTTTTCTTAAGCGAGCGGAGCATGTCGATTTCGCACGCCAATTCGGCGGATTTGGCCTTGATAGCGGCGGTGCTCTCGATGGAGACAAAGTCAATGGCCTCAGCTAAATCGAAGTGATCGAATCGATGCAGGAGAGGGCGCAGGTTGGTGGTGACGGGGCACTTGGGGGTTAATTCGCGCAGGATGTCCGCCTGCATTCGGGCGAATTGCACGATGGTATCGCTGCAAAAGCGGCACCAATCCAGCACCAGGGCAGGGTTATGGAAGGTCGGGGCGGCCATGGGCATGGGGACGTGGTCGAAGCTCGAGACGACCTGGCCCCAGTGGCGCAGGCCCATCAACTCGTTCAGCCGCTCGACCGTCTGGTATTTGGCCTCGAGCCAGCCGTGCCAGTCACGCCGCGTGTCCTCATTGAAAGATGCCTCGGTGAAATTGCCGCCCAGGCCATTGTCGATCTGCCAGGCGATGAGCTGTGGATGTTGTCCCAATGCTGCAGCCATTTGCTGCACAATGCGCTTCGAACA
The window above is part of the Verrucomicrobiia bacterium genome. Proteins encoded here:
- a CDS encoding beta-galactosidase encodes the protein MYFGVDYHPEQWVYPYGGTADNPELTWQRDVALMQSAGINVVRIGEFTWGLCEPQEGKYDFAWLKRVMDILAKADIKVVLATPTAAPPLWMARKYPEILPIDEQGLRKHEGTRRAVCLNSDNFWNCSKRIVQQMAAALGQHPQLIAWQIDNGLGGNFTEASFNEDTRRDWHGWLEAKYQTVERLNELMGLRHWGQVVSSFDHVPMPMAAPTFHNPALVLDWCRFCSDTIVQFARMQADILRELTPKCPVTTNLRPLLHRFDHFDLAEAIDFVSIESTAAIKAKSAELACEIDMLRSLKKTGVRTPDGDNGFWVMEQKAGNVTWQEVNSLVRPGVLRMFTYQLISRGATAIVFFRWRQPRFGTEKFHGAVLGHSARADGRVFKEIAQLGDEMKLLAPSLKGTAVRAEVCILYSHDNEWALQQPNQPNKFFNLREHIQLFYSALHDRNIAVDFARPADDLSQYKLVLAPSLHLLSGGEADRLKLYVQNGGTLVATFNTGLVDEHNMAPDTGYPHDLTDLFGLEVVEFDQLPPGEENHLTFKGTFPTSHLHPARLWCDIIEPKDCQILATYSKDFYSGRPAMTLHTYGLGKAVYIGTMSHQHFYNDLIIWLRQMCNLHPLLKVPDNIEVSMRQKEETKIYFLLNHHTSPLRIQFYKPMHDFLTGNNFSGNYDLQPHGVLVLDEHATPKPVAVA